The proteins below are encoded in one region of Holophagaceae bacterium:
- a CDS encoding response regulator: MGQRLLIVDSDRAFLKEQQVSLEAAFETEVASSPDGVIGKLESGAYAAVLICVEVSDNKGYALCTAIRKNPGLADVKVALISAKATEEEYRRHQSLKGKADLYLQKPIAPSALVASLNPFVPMRSVDPDNPLGDLADSDLGEDWLDGLKSDIVSEVERPTVPEPPTSQTMAIPMAMIQAQMAAPTSQDNASLAMSQGRVAALEAQVSGLESTVEFKDAELRRLQAEFDQLRHSHDSVTQNMEDLERRQAEAETLKQRLADTEAALKKLEETPKEENADSLKTQLRGAMGERTELLLQVEALNNQMAEKTTRIMTLMKEKDHLQQQSLDDQTKLEAMAAVEAERDDFKGKLETHASRIQELESALNEGLAAKAKELELLSSTHAELESKHKTTLEAFAEAESKLKVALSELPALEVTVRGQGRELVELGNRVAAKDKEIESLNAKVSALDADVQASRDELKAKEAALASLETAKQEIQTGFEQAQAAWGTKSAEIEAQVGKLQEQAQQKDDKIEALKATVASVQQVQETLERDKQVLQGQLAERQERLQSLATMLAEAADKMRKGADLAQG, from the coding sequence ATGGGTCAGCGCCTTCTGATCGTGGACAGCGACCGCGCCTTCTTGAAGGAGCAGCAGGTCAGTCTGGAAGCTGCCTTCGAGACCGAAGTGGCTTCCAGCCCCGACGGGGTGATCGGGAAATTGGAAAGCGGCGCCTACGCAGCGGTTCTCATCTGCGTGGAGGTATCTGATAACAAGGGTTATGCGCTCTGCACGGCCATCCGGAAGAATCCGGGGCTCGCGGATGTCAAAGTCGCGCTCATCAGCGCCAAAGCCACCGAGGAGGAATACCGGCGCCACCAGAGCCTTAAAGGCAAGGCGGATCTCTACCTCCAAAAACCCATCGCCCCAAGCGCGCTGGTCGCTTCCCTCAATCCTTTCGTCCCAATGCGGAGCGTGGACCCGGACAATCCCTTGGGCGACCTGGCGGATTCCGATCTCGGCGAGGACTGGCTGGATGGGCTGAAGTCCGACATTGTTTCCGAAGTGGAGCGGCCGACGGTCCCCGAACCCCCCACCAGCCAGACCATGGCCATTCCGATGGCAATGATCCAGGCGCAGATGGCGGCTCCTACGAGCCAGGACAATGCCAGCCTCGCCATGAGCCAGGGCAGGGTGGCAGCCTTGGAAGCCCAGGTCAGCGGGCTCGAATCGACCGTGGAATTCAAGGATGCGGAATTGCGCCGCCTGCAGGCGGAGTTCGACCAGCTCCGGCACAGCCACGATTCCGTGACCCAGAACATGGAGGATCTGGAACGCCGCCAAGCGGAAGCCGAAACCCTCAAACAGCGGTTGGCCGATACCGAAGCGGCGCTAAAGAAGCTGGAGGAAACGCCGAAAGAGGAAAATGCGGACAGCCTCAAAACCCAGCTGCGCGGCGCCATGGGCGAGCGCACGGAATTGTTGCTGCAGGTTGAGGCCTTGAACAACCAGATGGCCGAAAAGACCACCCGGATCATGACCTTGATGAAGGAGAAGGACCATCTCCAGCAGCAGTCCCTGGACGATCAGACAAAGCTGGAGGCCATGGCTGCCGTCGAGGCGGAACGAGATGATTTCAAAGGAAAGCTGGAAACCCACGCGAGCCGGATCCAGGAACTTGAGTCCGCCCTGAACGAGGGCCTTGCCGCCAAGGCCAAGGAACTCGAATTGCTTTCCTCCACCCATGCGGAACTGGAATCCAAGCACAAGACCACCCTCGAGGCCTTCGCCGAGGCAGAATCCAAACTCAAGGTCGCGCTGAGCGAACTCCCTGCCCTGGAGGTGACCGTCCGCGGCCAGGGCCGCGAACTGGTCGAGCTGGGCAACCGGGTCGCCGCCAAGGACAAGGAAATCGAATCCCTGAATGCCAAAGTTTCTGCGCTGGATGCGGACGTGCAGGCAAGCCGTGATGAATTGAAGGCCAAGGAAGCGGCCCTCGCCAGCCTGGAAACCGCGAAGCAGGAGATTCAAACCGGATTTGAGCAGGCCCAAGCCGCCTGGGGGACGAAATCCGCCGAGATCGAAGCGCAGGTGGGCAAACTCCAGGAGCAGGCCCAGCAGAAAGATGACAAGATCGAGGCCCTCAAGGCTACGGTGGCCAGCGTCCAGCAGGTCCAGGAAACCCTTGAACGGGACAAGCAGGTTCTCCAGGGACAACTGGCTGAACGCCAGGAACGGTTGCAATCCCTTGCCACGATGCTGGCCGAAGCCGCCGACAAAATGCGCAAGGGAGCGGATCTGGCCCAGGGATGA
- a CDS encoding trypsin-like peptidase domain-containing protein has translation MNRQVKQVLLLSTFAAACMGVGMGLSHRWVATAQEERPVTVNPTGLDHLPPVAEVAGKLNPTVVAITSTSFVKSPRMVDPFGGGDDFFNFFFGPGHGQGQPRPGPRGQQEDERRAESGGSGVLISADGEILTNNHVIEGFRGALDNTLEVKTSDGKSYKAKVLGRDKELDIALVKIEASHLPFAKLGDSDAMRIGEWVVAIGNPLGLDHTVTAGIISAKGRTVTTGISSFLQTDAAINRGNSGGPLLNLRGEIIGINTMIRADGQNIGFAVPSTMIQRALKDLRAGRAVSRGFLGLQPAELEKGFQEALGVKEGVVVSDVTKGQAAEKAGVQRLDVITAVDGKAISRPNELVETIAAHKAGDVVKLSLVRDRKTRDLLVTLGDRKNLGSPDQPEEEKDGSSQGDSKEGKTFNSEKIYGFTVENLTPVNRQAFAIAEDRRGVVVTFVAARSDAAEKGLSAGIVINAVGTRSVSSVQEFNAEAAKANGKAMLLLIQGPSGPGKGTVAILPR, from the coding sequence ATGAATCGCCAAGTCAAACAGGTCCTGTTGCTTTCGACCTTCGCGGCCGCCTGCATGGGCGTGGGCATGGGCCTCAGCCACCGCTGGGTGGCCACCGCCCAGGAGGAGCGCCCGGTGACGGTGAATCCCACCGGTCTGGACCACCTGCCGCCCGTGGCGGAAGTGGCGGGCAAGTTGAACCCCACCGTGGTGGCCATCACCAGCACGAGTTTTGTGAAGTCGCCGCGCATGGTGGACCCCTTTGGGGGTGGGGATGACTTTTTCAATTTCTTTTTCGGGCCTGGCCACGGCCAAGGGCAGCCTCGGCCCGGACCGAGAGGGCAGCAGGAGGATGAACGAAGGGCGGAAAGCGGCGGCAGCGGAGTCCTGATCTCGGCGGATGGCGAGATCCTGACGAACAACCACGTGATCGAAGGCTTTCGCGGTGCCTTGGACAATACGTTGGAGGTGAAAACCTCTGATGGCAAGTCCTACAAGGCCAAGGTGCTGGGGCGGGACAAAGAACTGGATATCGCCCTGGTGAAGATCGAAGCCAGCCACCTTCCCTTCGCAAAACTTGGCGATTCCGATGCCATGCGGATCGGGGAATGGGTCGTGGCCATCGGCAATCCGCTGGGTTTGGACCACACGGTCACGGCAGGTATCATCAGCGCCAAGGGGCGCACCGTGACCACCGGGATCAGCTCCTTCCTGCAAACCGATGCCGCCATCAATCGTGGCAACTCGGGTGGGCCGCTCTTAAATCTGCGCGGCGAAATCATCGGCATCAACACCATGATCCGGGCTGACGGGCAGAACATCGGCTTTGCGGTGCCCTCCACCATGATCCAGCGGGCGCTGAAGGATCTGCGCGCGGGCCGCGCGGTGAGCCGCGGGTTCCTCGGCTTGCAGCCCGCTGAGCTGGAAAAAGGATTCCAGGAGGCGTTGGGCGTGAAAGAAGGCGTGGTGGTGAGCGATGTCACCAAGGGACAAGCCGCGGAGAAAGCTGGTGTCCAGCGGCTGGATGTCATCACGGCGGTGGATGGCAAGGCCATCTCTCGGCCGAATGAATTGGTGGAAACCATTGCGGCCCATAAGGCCGGTGATGTGGTGAAGCTCTCCCTGGTGCGGGACCGGAAAACGAGGGATCTCCTGGTCACGCTGGGGGACCGGAAAAACCTTGGCTCCCCGGACCAGCCGGAGGAAGAGAAGGACGGGTCCTCCCAGGGCGATTCGAAAGAGGGAAAGACGTTCAATTCCGAAAAAATCTACGGCTTCACGGTGGAAAACCTCACGCCGGTGAATCGGCAGGCCTTTGCCATTGCCGAGGACCGCAGGGGCGTGGTGGTGACCTTCGTGGCCGCGCGTTCAGACGCGGCCGAGAAAGGGCTTTCCGCTGGAATCGTCATCAATGCGGTGGGCACGCGGAGCGTTTCAAGCGTCCAGGAATTCAATGCCGAGGCCGCCAAGGCCAACGGGAAGGCGATGCTGCTGTTGATTCAAGGCCCTTCGGGTCCGGGCAAGGGGACCGTCGCCATCCTCCCGCGCTGA
- a CDS encoding cupin domain-containing protein: MRVAKDNVDVRMEIPGAVIRQRMDFGDVTGFDKISGEYFTLAAGVDTTPLFQGLDGNLCQCPHWGFVLRGQLTTTDAKGTRETVNANDLFHWPPGHNVKVDADAEIVMFSPQREHSHVINHMIEMVKG, translated from the coding sequence ATGCGTGTAGCGAAAGACAACGTGGACGTCAGGATGGAGATCCCAGGTGCCGTGATCCGCCAGCGAATGGATTTCGGCGACGTGACCGGATTCGACAAGATCAGCGGTGAGTATTTCACGCTCGCGGCGGGCGTCGATACCACCCCGCTCTTCCAGGGCTTGGATGGCAACCTCTGCCAGTGTCCCCACTGGGGCTTCGTCTTGCGCGGCCAGCTGACGACGACCGATGCGAAGGGCACGCGGGAGACCGTGAATGCGAACGACCTGTTCCACTGGCCGCCGGGGCACAACGTCAAAGTCGACGCTGACGCGGAAATCGTCATGTTCAGTCCCCAGCGTGAGCACAGCCACGTGATCAATCACATGATCGAGATGGTCAAGGGCTAG
- a CDS encoding TetR family transcriptional regulator C-terminal domain-containing protein, whose product MTHPTKQRLLDVGIAMLLKHGYHDLGIQALLTASSTPKGSFYHHFMDKEDFALQVIDQYMQGAHAGLDVCLGDMESPPLDRVRRFFELTQQNYLKEGYMGCLLGGLGQELSGVSDVFRHKIEACFSEIAKRIAVCLEEARMRGDIPAASDTRHMASLLVDCWEGAALRSRLRGNAAPLTAMLDFYFQSAIIR is encoded by the coding sequence ATGACGCATCCAACCAAGCAGCGATTGCTCGATGTGGGGATAGCCATGCTCCTGAAGCATGGCTACCACGACCTGGGCATCCAGGCCCTGCTCACGGCATCAAGTACTCCGAAGGGTTCTTTTTACCATCATTTCATGGACAAAGAGGACTTCGCGCTGCAAGTCATCGACCAGTACATGCAAGGCGCGCATGCAGGTCTTGACGTTTGCCTCGGAGACATGGAAAGTCCCCCGCTCGATCGGGTGCGCCGCTTCTTCGAGTTGACACAGCAGAACTACCTGAAGGAGGGTTACATGGGCTGCCTGCTGGGCGGGCTCGGGCAGGAATTGTCGGGCGTGAGCGATGTGTTCCGGCACAAGATCGAGGCATGCTTTTCTGAAATCGCCAAGCGGATCGCTGTTTGCCTGGAAGAAGCTCGGATGAGAGGCGACATCCCAGCCGCTTCCGATACACGGCACATGGCAAGTTTGCTGGTGGACTGCTGGGAGGGGGCGGCACTTCGTAGCCGACTGCGGGGCAATGCCGCGCCGCTGACCGCCATGCTCGACTTCTATTTCCAGTCGGCAATCATTCGCTGA
- a CDS encoding DUF2911 domain-containing protein translates to MKKKALALAAGFAMACAGFAQQAPPTPTPAATPAPAPRVQPSPAGTAATQVSGKWVAEKPGAEPRYKDGKWITVTYSRPILRGRQGIFGSGAEYGKKVNSGSPVWRAGANQTTRFKTEAPLVIGGKTVPAGEYSLFIELKEGAWNFILSTQPHLQKYDPKDKSATWGSDNYDPKFDLVKTPMKLAKSPVSFDQFTIGFVNMTQAGGSLTLWWDMEMATVEFKVGM, encoded by the coding sequence ATGAAAAAGAAAGCTCTAGCGCTGGCAGCTGGATTCGCGATGGCCTGTGCGGGTTTCGCGCAGCAGGCTCCACCCACTCCAACTCCCGCGGCAACCCCAGCTCCGGCACCCCGCGTGCAGCCCAGTCCCGCCGGGACCGCCGCGACCCAGGTTTCCGGAAAGTGGGTGGCAGAAAAGCCAGGCGCTGAACCGCGCTACAAGGATGGCAAGTGGATCACGGTCACCTACTCACGGCCGATCCTGAGGGGAAGGCAGGGGATTTTCGGCAGCGGCGCGGAGTATGGGAAAAAGGTCAATTCGGGTTCTCCCGTCTGGCGGGCAGGAGCCAACCAGACCACCCGATTCAAAACCGAAGCGCCTCTGGTCATTGGCGGGAAGACGGTCCCGGCGGGCGAGTACAGCCTCTTCATCGAGCTGAAAGAAGGCGCCTGGAATTTCATCCTGTCCACCCAGCCGCACCTCCAAAAGTACGACCCCAAGGACAAATCAGCGACCTGGGGCTCGGACAACTACGATCCCAAGTTCGATCTGGTGAAGACACCCATGAAGTTGGCCAAGTCGCCGGTCTCCTTCGACCAGTTCACCATTGGCTTCGTGAACATGACCCAAGCGGGCGGTTCGCTCACGTTGTGGTGGGACATGGAGATGGCCACGGTGGAGTTCAAAGTCGGGATGTAG
- a CDS encoding sodium:solute symporter produces MSRLDWAILGTSLAFIVLYGLWKGRGSKDSEGYILSNRDARWFTICLSIMATQASAITFLSTPGQAYADGMRFIQFYLGLPLAMVVLSITVVPIFHRLKVYTAYEYLEGRFDLKTRTLAATLFLIQRGLAVGLTVFAPALVLSVLLGWNIHVNIVLVGVLVMIYTVTGGTRAVSWAQSYQMLIITVGMLVAGVMVIRQLPPGVTFGDALHVAGSAGRLNTIDFSFDLTNRYNLWSGLIGGFFLALSYFGTDQSQVQRYLTGSSVTQSRMGLLANGLFKVPMQFLILLLGALVFVYYQFVAPPVFFNPAAVTKVLAGPEAGAYRDAESAYRQACQDRTLKVQAFLEARHGGDPARVEASRRELDAAQAQAASIRTDAIKVIKRADPSANPNDTNYVFLSYVLHSLPAGLIGLVLAAVFAASMSSMSAEINALGATTVVDVYRRLFGGSGGKKEVWVGRLATFGWGCFAIAFAEYASRLGTLVEAVNILGSLFYGTILGIFLVAFYFKGVKGGAAFYAALIAEIGVLACFFFTRLSFLWYNVVGCVLVVGFSLLFNLFRPKRDEIPVSGG; encoded by the coding sequence TTGAGCCGCCTGGACTGGGCGATCCTGGGCACCTCGCTGGCCTTCATCGTTCTGTACGGGTTATGGAAGGGGCGTGGCAGCAAGGATTCCGAGGGCTACATCCTGTCCAATCGGGATGCGCGCTGGTTCACCATCTGCCTTTCCATCATGGCCACCCAGGCCAGCGCCATCACCTTCCTGTCCACGCCGGGCCAGGCCTATGCCGATGGCATGCGCTTCATCCAGTTCTACCTGGGCCTGCCGCTGGCCATGGTCGTGCTTTCCATCACCGTGGTGCCCATCTTCCACCGCCTCAAGGTGTACACCGCCTACGAATACTTGGAAGGGCGCTTCGATCTGAAAACCCGCACCCTGGCCGCCACGCTGTTCCTGATCCAGCGGGGCCTGGCGGTGGGGCTGACGGTCTTCGCGCCGGCCCTGGTGCTGTCGGTGCTGCTGGGCTGGAACATCCACGTCAACATCGTGCTGGTGGGTGTGCTCGTGATGATCTACACCGTGACCGGCGGCACCCGCGCCGTGTCCTGGGCCCAGAGCTACCAGATGCTCATCATCACGGTCGGGATGCTGGTCGCCGGCGTGATGGTGATCCGGCAATTGCCTCCAGGGGTCACCTTCGGGGATGCCCTCCACGTGGCCGGGAGCGCCGGGCGCCTCAACACCATCGATTTCTCCTTCGATTTGACCAACCGCTACAACCTGTGGTCGGGCCTGATTGGAGGTTTCTTCCTGGCGCTCTCCTACTTCGGCACCGACCAATCCCAGGTGCAGCGTTACCTCACCGGCAGTTCGGTGACCCAGAGCCGGATGGGCCTGCTGGCCAATGGGCTTTTCAAGGTGCCCATGCAATTCCTCATCCTGCTGCTGGGTGCGCTGGTTTTCGTGTACTACCAGTTCGTGGCTCCGCCGGTGTTCTTCAATCCTGCGGCTGTCACTAAAGTCCTGGCCGGCCCCGAAGCAGGCGCCTACCGTGATGCGGAATCCGCCTATCGCCAGGCCTGCCAGGACCGAACGCTGAAGGTCCAGGCCTTTCTGGAAGCCCGCCATGGAGGGGATCCGGCCCGGGTGGAGGCATCCCGCCGGGAGTTGGACGCGGCCCAAGCCCAGGCTGCGTCCATCCGCACCGACGCCATCAAGGTGATCAAGCGGGCGGATCCATCGGCCAATCCCAACGACACGAACTACGTCTTCCTGTCCTATGTCCTGCACAGCCTTCCGGCGGGGCTGATCGGGCTGGTCCTGGCGGCGGTCTTCGCGGCGTCCATGTCCTCCATGTCCGCCGAGATCAATGCCCTGGGCGCGACGACGGTCGTGGATGTCTATCGGCGGCTATTCGGAGGAAGCGGCGGAAAGAAGGAAGTCTGGGTGGGACGGCTCGCGACCTTCGGTTGGGGCTGCTTCGCCATCGCCTTTGCCGAATATGCCAGCCGCCTGGGAACCCTGGTCGAGGCCGTCAACATCCTGGGATCCCTTTTCTATGGCACGATCCTGGGCATCTTCCTGGTGGCCTTCTACTTCAAAGGAGTCAAGGGAGGTGCGGCGTTCTACGCGGCATTGATCGCTGAAATCGGCGTACTGGCATGCTTCTTCTTCACTCGACTATCCTTCCTTTGGTACAACGTCGTGGGCTGCGTGCTGGTGGTGGGCTTCTCGCTCCTGTTCAATCTTTTCAGACCCAAGAGGGATGAAATTCCGGTTTCTGGTGGATGA
- a CDS encoding PIG-L family deacetylase → MPMTLSRDCRKTWTIAFLLALLGFGGGAWAASPAKDAAELQLALDKLQVLGSVLYIAAHPDDENTSALAYFSKGRKLRSAYLSMTRGGGGQDLIGPELGDSLAAIRTQELLAARRVDGAEQFFTRAVDFGYSKTSKETLEAWGHEAVLADVVWVVRNFRPDVIITRFTPTAGGHGHHLSSAVLAQEAFKAAADPERFPEQLKFVKPWQATRIAWNSFRPQFEQGAPLPASALSVDIGAFDPLLGMSYAELAAEGRSMHRSQGFGAVAQRGSSLQYFEITAGKPARLDLFEDVELSWRRVAGGDEVGELLAQARRSFLPEQPAKILPMLLQALAAMDRLQPDPWVEVKRIELLEAIRCAAGIWVEALADRQAVAPLDKITVVASVLARAGTPVMLRGFAVHPSLETRDRPRLLPINQAVKETFTLTIPDGAPCTQPYWLGDGRHSALHAAGSHQLAGLPEGPPALSVTFRLFAEGVPFDLTVPVQYRFRDPVLGEIHQPLVIMPAAMVNLADQVQVMGDRNAREISLSIVAGRSQVAGRILLQAPAGWRVEPAEIPFTLAKPLDELKASARISAPEAPQTGELKVALEIGGRIQPARGRVVIDYPHIPLQTLFPGASARLVKLDLRHDGHRIGYIMGAGDEIPQRLRPLGFEVDLLSDEALGTADLSRYHAIVVGIRAFNTRPRLAQLNARLLDYVAKGGTEIVLYNVNGAFPGTNAGLTTDSIGPFPFKIGRDRVTDESAPVKFLVPGHPVLNVPNKITAEDFQGWVQERGLYFAESWDPKYTPILAMGDPGEKPLEGALLVADHGKGHFVYTGLAFFRQLPEGVPGAYRLFTNLLALGSNHD, encoded by the coding sequence ATGCCCATGACCCTGAGCCGTGACTGCCGTAAAACTTGGACCATCGCCTTCCTCCTGGCCCTGCTTGGTTTTGGGGGCGGGGCCTGGGCAGCCTCCCCCGCGAAGGATGCCGCAGAGCTGCAACTGGCCCTGGACAAGCTCCAGGTGCTGGGAAGCGTGCTGTACATCGCAGCCCACCCCGATGATGAGAATACGTCTGCCCTGGCCTATTTTTCCAAAGGCCGGAAGCTCCGGTCCGCCTACCTCTCCATGACGAGGGGAGGGGGAGGCCAGGATCTGATCGGCCCCGAGCTGGGGGATTCCTTGGCGGCCATCCGCACCCAGGAACTCCTGGCGGCCCGCCGGGTGGATGGCGCCGAGCAATTTTTCACCCGCGCCGTGGATTTCGGGTACTCGAAGACGTCGAAAGAAACCCTTGAAGCCTGGGGGCATGAAGCCGTGCTTGCGGATGTGGTGTGGGTGGTCCGCAATTTCCGCCCGGATGTCATCATCACCCGCTTTACGCCCACGGCCGGAGGCCATGGCCACCACCTGTCCTCTGCGGTCCTGGCCCAGGAAGCCTTCAAGGCGGCGGCCGATCCGGAGCGCTTTCCCGAACAGTTGAAGTTCGTGAAGCCCTGGCAGGCCACCCGCATCGCCTGGAACAGTTTCCGGCCGCAGTTCGAGCAGGGGGCTCCCCTGCCGGCCAGCGCTTTGTCCGTGGATATCGGCGCCTTCGACCCGCTGCTCGGGATGTCCTACGCCGAGCTGGCGGCCGAGGGCCGAAGCATGCACCGCAGCCAGGGGTTCGGCGCCGTGGCGCAGCGGGGATCCAGCCTGCAGTACTTCGAAATAACTGCCGGCAAACCGGCCAGGCTCGATCTCTTCGAGGATGTGGAGCTGTCCTGGCGGCGCGTCGCCGGCGGCGACGAAGTGGGCGAGCTGTTGGCCCAGGCGAGGCGGTCCTTTCTGCCTGAACAACCCGCGAAGATCCTTCCGATGCTGCTCCAGGCCTTGGCGGCCATGGACCGGCTCCAACCCGATCCGTGGGTGGAGGTCAAACGAATCGAGCTTCTGGAAGCCATCCGGTGCGCGGCGGGAATCTGGGTGGAAGCCCTCGCCGACCGCCAGGCCGTGGCGCCCCTAGACAAAATCACCGTGGTGGCCTCCGTCCTCGCCCGGGCGGGAACCCCCGTCATGCTACGCGGCTTCGCGGTGCATCCATCCTTGGAGACCCGGGACCGGCCACGGCTGCTTCCCATCAACCAGGCCGTGAAGGAAACTTTTACCCTCACGATTCCAGACGGTGCGCCCTGCACGCAGCCCTACTGGCTCGGGGACGGAAGGCACTCCGCTTTGCACGCCGCGGGGTCCCACCAACTGGCCGGCTTGCCGGAGGGACCGCCCGCCCTGTCCGTGACCTTCCGATTGTTCGCGGAGGGCGTGCCTTTCGACCTCACGGTGCCCGTCCAATACCGATTCCGGGACCCGGTGCTGGGTGAGATCCATCAGCCTCTGGTGATCATGCCCGCAGCCATGGTGAACCTCGCGGATCAGGTGCAGGTCATGGGTGACCGGAACGCGCGGGAGATCAGCCTATCCATCGTCGCGGGAAGGTCCCAGGTGGCGGGCAGGATCCTGCTGCAGGCGCCCGCCGGATGGCGGGTTGAGCCCGCGGAGATCCCCTTCACCCTCGCCAAACCCTTGGACGAGCTCAAAGCCAGCGCGCGGATATCGGCGCCGGAGGCGCCCCAGACCGGGGAGCTGAAGGTGGCTTTGGAAATCGGCGGGCGGATCCAGCCAGCCCGCGGGCGCGTGGTGATCGACTACCCCCACATACCCCTTCAGACCCTCTTCCCGGGTGCGTCGGCCCGGCTCGTCAAATTGGATCTGCGCCACGACGGCCATCGCATCGGCTACATCATGGGCGCGGGGGATGAGATCCCCCAACGCCTCCGCCCGCTGGGTTTCGAGGTGGATCTGTTGTCGGACGAGGCCCTTGGCACCGCTGATCTCTCCCGGTACCACGCCATCGTGGTCGGGATCCGCGCCTTCAACACCCGGCCGCGTCTGGCTCAGCTCAATGCCCGGTTGCTGGACTATGTGGCCAAGGGCGGCACTGAAATCGTCCTCTACAATGTGAACGGGGCCTTCCCGGGCACCAATGCCGGATTGACGACGGATTCCATCGGCCCCTTCCCATTCAAAATCGGACGGGATCGCGTCACGGATGAATCCGCGCCTGTGAAATTCCTGGTTCCGGGCCACCCGGTGCTGAATGTGCCGAACAAGATCACGGCGGAGGACTTCCAAGGCTGGGTGCAGGAACGGGGCTTGTATTTCGCCGAAAGCTGGGACCCGAAGTACACGCCGATCCTGGCCATGGGCGATCCCGGGGAAAAGCCGCTGGAAGGCGCCCTGCTGGTGGCCGACCACGGTAAGGGGCATTTCGTGTACACCGGTCTGGCCTTTTTCCGCCAGCTTCCGGAAGGCGTCCCGGGAGCCTATCGGCTGTTCACGAACCTCCTCGCCCTGGGCTCGAACCATGATTGA
- a CDS encoding hemerythrin family protein, whose protein sequence is MHLFFNSGPKPPPPVSFFPWIEDEYTVGIPRFDRAHQRLAARINDLHEAMVVRRDRTLSMAVFAKLIQETRNHFVDEESILTQFNFPDTETHFAEHSDLIQEATEFLRHYESGNLSALVLLNSLKGWLINHIKNSDRKYTSFLRRQRWSG, encoded by the coding sequence GTGCATTTGTTCTTCAACTCCGGGCCCAAGCCTCCGCCCCCAGTCTCCTTCTTCCCCTGGATCGAGGACGAATACACGGTCGGCATCCCAAGATTCGACCGGGCCCACCAGCGATTGGCCGCTCGGATCAATGATCTCCACGAGGCGATGGTCGTCCGGAGAGACCGGACGCTCTCCATGGCCGTATTCGCCAAGCTCATCCAGGAAACCCGGAACCATTTTGTGGATGAGGAATCCATCCTCACCCAGTTCAATTTCCCCGACACGGAGACCCACTTCGCGGAGCATTCGGATCTGATCCAGGAAGCCACGGAGTTTCTGAGGCACTACGAATCCGGCAATCTTAGCGCCCTGGTTTTATTGAATTCCTTGAAAGGGTGGTTGATCAACCACATCAAGAATTCAGACCGCAAGTACACCAGCTTCCTGCGCCGCCAGCGCTGGTCCGGCTAG
- a CDS encoding c-type cytochrome, which yields MSKHAALLILAAALALPATAQKSEVKKVPARYTSPASGAEMYIAYCASCHGSKGLGNGPVAEHLKIPVPDLTTLSKQNKGAFPSVHVSQIIRGEVGARTHGLQDMPVWGPVFLNLNNRQEAAVHMRVSNLSKYIESLQVK from the coding sequence ATGTCCAAACATGCCGCCCTACTCATCCTCGCAGCCGCGCTGGCGCTCCCGGCCACGGCCCAGAAATCCGAAGTCAAAAAAGTCCCCGCCCGCTACACATCGCCAGCCTCCGGGGCCGAGATGTACATAGCCTACTGCGCCAGCTGCCACGGATCCAAGGGCCTGGGAAACGGTCCGGTCGCGGAGCACCTGAAGATTCCCGTGCCTGATCTGACCACCCTTTCGAAGCAGAACAAGGGCGCCTTCCCGTCGGTGCATGTGTCCCAGATCATCCGGGGCGAGGTGGGGGCCAGGACCCATGGCCTCCAGGACATGCCCGTGTGGGGACCTGTATTCCTCAACCTGAACAACCGGCAGGAGGCCGCGGTCCACATGCGCGTGTCCAATCTCTCGAAATACATCGAGAGCCTGCAGGTCAAGTGA